The following coding sequences lie in one Sandaracinaceae bacterium genomic window:
- a CDS encoding HmuY family protein, producing MTPISSTSFLESLVGGGLFMAMLAGAAACGDIAPSNNGDAGGPVLDAGDLGSVDLGGGFVSLHVAFTERSATAGTLRVDASDTEEWIYVDLDARIEVMPADPLNDAVWDVAFRRFHIVVNGGVSGSGGVTVAAVDGQPFDVVEAPDMAAFVTDVADGEDEDALPDYVFSGGLDPWYAYDVVTHVLSPKARVFVLRTSAGGFVKLAIDDYYDGAGGSGHPTLRYAGLEE from the coding sequence ATGACCCCGATCTCATCCACTTCTTTCCTCGAGTCTCTGGTCGGCGGCGGCCTGTTCATGGCCATGCTCGCGGGGGCCGCGGCGTGCGGCGACATCGCTCCCAGCAACAACGGTGACGCGGGTGGTCCCGTGCTGGACGCGGGTGACCTGGGCAGCGTGGACCTGGGCGGCGGCTTCGTCTCTTTGCACGTGGCGTTCACGGAGCGCAGCGCCACCGCCGGCACGTTGCGCGTGGACGCCTCGGACACGGAGGAGTGGATCTACGTGGACCTCGACGCGCGCATCGAGGTGATGCCAGCCGACCCGCTGAACGACGCGGTCTGGGACGTGGCTTTTCGACGCTTCCACATCGTGGTCAACGGCGGGGTGAGCGGCAGCGGCGGCGTGACGGTGGCCGCGGTGGACGGACAGCCCTTCGACGTGGTGGAGGCGCCCGACATGGCCGCATTCGTGACCGACGTGGCCGACGGCGAAGACGAAGACGCGCTGCCCGACTACGTGTTCTCCGGCGGGCTCGACCCCTGGTACGCCTACGACGTGGTCACCCACGTGCTCTCGCCCAAAGCGCGCGTCTTCGTGCTGCGCACCTCGGCGGGCGGCTTCGTGAAGCTGGCCATCGACGACTACTACGACGGAGCCGGTGGCTCCGGGCATCCCACCCTGCGCTACGCGGGGCTCGAGGAGTGA
- a CDS encoding TonB-dependent receptor, with the protein MPAEQPVPEEDEFHEITVTTAGRREERRSDAVVGTEVIERAQLVESGAENVAEALEDLPGIEIVPALQGTTVRMQGLDPQHTLILIDGEPVIGRSDGALDLTRLSLQDVERIEIVRGASSALYGSAAHGGVINIITRRASQPLALDGRLSLGTYEPYALAGTTLDGGLGVGVRRGGFRARMDASVHRVGAYDLDRSDVATTGSEITQYDGSLRLSQRVRQSDLGLRLRVSRRDMLGIDASATGAVYDRHNRIDELGVAGTLSTEFTRGTLATQVYFTQFVDQFVLDQRGSAQEDLDQDTRQRLGEVSSQYTFVSDDSRHTLTLGADVQQESLVADRLSRVGRRTRTSPFAQHQWLVHRGLNFTIAPGFRVDVDSQFGTVPSPKLAVRLDPHERLVLRASVGRGFRAPNFKELYLTFENPSVGYRVVGNPDVRPETSWSMQLEGEWTPSARVTVRASLYRNQIDDLIDTALDETQANVVYTYVNTSSAITQGTELSLRVRPVPGLDLQVAYVFLDARDLQRDRWLTGRSRHRGTFRARYSHADAGFSATVRGSLVGQRPFYETDANGDDQEVMDDLYLSLDVRLEQRVGDLVGLFVGADNLAGAGGRYLSIRPRGFYAGLSVDY; encoded by the coding sequence GTGCCCGCGGAGCAGCCCGTGCCCGAGGAGGACGAGTTTCACGAGATCACCGTCACCACCGCCGGCCGCCGCGAAGAGCGGCGCAGCGACGCGGTGGTGGGCACCGAGGTGATCGAGCGTGCGCAGCTGGTGGAGAGCGGCGCCGAGAACGTGGCCGAAGCGCTCGAGGACCTGCCCGGCATCGAGATCGTGCCGGCGCTGCAGGGCACCACGGTGCGCATGCAGGGGCTCGACCCGCAGCACACGCTCATCTTGATCGACGGTGAGCCCGTCATCGGGCGCTCGGATGGCGCGCTCGATCTCACGCGCCTCTCGCTGCAGGACGTGGAGCGCATCGAGATCGTGCGCGGCGCCAGCTCGGCGCTGTACGGCAGCGCGGCGCACGGCGGCGTCATCAACATCATCACGCGACGGGCCAGCCAGCCGCTCGCGCTGGACGGGAGGCTCTCGCTCGGCACCTACGAGCCGTATGCCCTCGCGGGCACCACGCTGGACGGTGGGCTCGGCGTGGGCGTGCGGCGTGGAGGCTTTCGCGCGCGCATGGACGCGAGCGTGCACCGCGTGGGGGCCTACGACCTCGACCGCTCCGATGTGGCCACGACGGGCAGCGAGATCACGCAGTACGACGGGAGCCTGCGGCTCTCGCAGCGCGTGCGGCAGAGCGACCTCGGCCTGCGGCTGCGCGTGTCTCGGCGCGACATGCTGGGCATCGATGCCAGCGCGACGGGCGCCGTGTACGACCGCCACAACCGCATCGACGAGCTGGGCGTGGCGGGCACGCTGAGCACCGAGTTCACGCGGGGCACGCTGGCCACGCAGGTGTACTTCACGCAGTTCGTCGACCAGTTCGTGCTGGACCAGCGTGGCAGCGCGCAAGAGGACCTGGACCAGGACACGCGCCAGCGCCTCGGTGAGGTGAGCTCGCAGTACACCTTCGTGAGCGATGACTCGCGCCACACGCTGACGCTGGGCGCCGACGTGCAGCAGGAGTCGCTGGTGGCCGACCGGTTGAGCCGCGTGGGCCGGCGCACGCGCACGTCGCCCTTCGCGCAGCACCAGTGGCTGGTGCACCGCGGGCTCAACTTCACCATTGCGCCGGGCTTCCGCGTGGACGTGGACTCGCAGTTCGGCACCGTGCCGTCGCCGAAGCTAGCGGTGCGCCTCGACCCGCACGAGCGCCTGGTGCTGCGGGCCAGCGTGGGGCGGGGCTTTCGAGCGCCCAACTTCAAGGAGCTGTACCTCACGTTCGAGAACCCCAGCGTGGGCTATCGCGTGGTGGGCAACCCGGACGTGCGCCCCGAGACGTCCTGGAGCATGCAGCTCGAGGGCGAGTGGACTCCCAGCGCGCGGGTCACCGTGCGTGCGTCGCTGTACCGCAATCAGATCGACGACCTGATCGACACGGCGCTCGACGAGACGCAGGCGAACGTCGTCTACACCTACGTGAACACCAGCTCGGCCATCACCCAGGGCACCGAGCTGTCGCTGCGAGTGCGTCCCGTGCCGGGGCTGGATCTCCAGGTGGCCTATGTGTTCTTGGACGCGCGTGACCTCCAGCGTGACCGCTGGCTCACGGGGCGCTCGCGACATCGCGGCACCTTCCGCGCGCGGTACAGCCACGCGGACGCAGGCTTCTCGGCCACGGTGCGTGGCTCCCTGGTGGGCCAGCGGCCGTTCTACGAGACCGACGCCAACGGCGACGACCAGGAGGTCATGGACGACCTGTACCTGTCGCTGGACGTGCGCCTCGAGCAGCGCGTGGGCGACCTGGTGGGCCTGTTCGTGGGCGCCGACAACCTGGCGGGCGCCGGTGGCCGCTACCTGAGCATTCGTCCTCGCGGCTTCTACGCGGGGCTGAGCGTGGACTACTGA
- a CDS encoding GTP cyclohydrolase I — protein MKEEPKNTSITIAGWVHQNITSDPRALAWFDNAECEPRIRRAYRDLLSGYEVDPASVLKTTRTLTEHEPRGVVTVSDITFFSICAHHFLPFFGHASLAYLPGKRILGLGKLPRLVDALARRFMIQEDLTAQLAETLLTAGEARGVRVVTEARHLCMCGRGPAQPGASTRVEVALGEQFA, from the coding sequence TTGAAAGAAGAACCGAAGAACACCTCCATCACTATCGCAGGGTGGGTCCATCAGAACATCACCAGCGACCCGCGTGCCCTCGCATGGTTCGACAACGCCGAGTGCGAGCCGCGCATCCGCCGCGCGTACCGTGACCTGCTGAGCGGCTACGAGGTGGACCCGGCGAGCGTGCTGAAGACCACGCGCACGCTGACGGAGCACGAGCCACGCGGCGTGGTGACGGTGTCGGACATCACGTTCTTCTCGATCTGCGCACACCACTTCCTGCCCTTCTTCGGGCACGCCAGCCTCGCGTACCTGCCGGGCAAGCGCATTCTGGGCCTCGGCAAGCTGCCGCGCCTGGTGGATGCCCTGGCGCGCCGCTTTATGATCCAGGAAGACCTCACGGCGCAGCTGGCGGAGACCCTGCTCACAGCGGGCGAGGCGCGCGGCGTGCGCGTGGTGACGGAGGCGCGCCACCTCTGCATGTGTGGGCGTGGGCCGGCGCAACCCGGCGCTAGCACGCGCGTCGAGGTGGCCCTCGGCGAGCAGTTCGCTTGA
- a CDS encoding cytochrome c — protein MRGALAVMMAFALGWVVSCSGEAPPREGAQGATAPATALGIRFGASDSAPVDLSTHGAGRVTVAVHDPYEDHVARFEALPAVALFDELLGAGWRSADELVFECADGYRAAVPVARFLEHRAYLAFARADADFAIDKPVAGEVERTSLAPAYLVWENLLDAQVRSEGDWGWPYQIVRVTLASAAERYARMAPPTGADERVVHGFATFRRYCSRCHAINGEGGEVGPELNYPASVTEYLEPTWLRRWIDAPLTVRHGTPMPGLPPGIPEREAALDDLIAYLTAMAGRKLAPEGVH, from the coding sequence ATGCGCGGGGCGCTCGCCGTGATGATGGCGTTTGCGCTCGGATGGGTGGTGAGCTGCTCCGGGGAGGCCCCACCACGCGAAGGGGCCCAGGGAGCCACGGCACCCGCCACCGCACTGGGCATCCGCTTCGGCGCAAGCGACAGCGCTCCGGTGGACCTCTCCACCCACGGCGCGGGCCGCGTGACCGTGGCGGTGCACGACCCGTACGAAGACCACGTGGCACGCTTCGAGGCGCTGCCGGCCGTGGCGCTGTTCGACGAGCTGCTGGGAGCGGGCTGGCGCAGCGCCGACGAGCTGGTGTTCGAGTGCGCCGATGGCTACCGCGCCGCAGTGCCCGTGGCGCGGTTCCTCGAGCATCGGGCCTACCTGGCGTTTGCCCGGGCCGACGCCGACTTCGCCATCGACAAGCCGGTGGCCGGCGAAGTGGAGCGCACGTCGCTCGCGCCCGCCTACCTGGTCTGGGAGAACCTGCTGGACGCGCAAGTGCGCAGCGAGGGCGACTGGGGCTGGCCATATCAGATCGTGCGCGTGACGCTGGCCAGCGCGGCAGAGCGCTACGCGCGCATGGCCCCGCCCACGGGCGCGGACGAGCGCGTGGTGCACGGCTTCGCCACGTTCCGCCGCTACTGCTCGCGCTGCCACGCCATCAACGGCGAGGGCGGTGAGGTGGGCCCCGAGCTGAACTATCCGGCGAGCGTGACTGAGTACCTCGAGCCCACGTGGCTGCGTCGCTGGATCGACGCGCCGCTCACCGTGCGGCACGGCACCCCCATGCCGGGCCTGCCGCCGGGCATCCCCGAGCGGGAGGCGGCGCTCGACGACCTGATCGCGTATCTCACGGCGATGGCGGGGCGCAAGCTCGCACCCGAAGGAGTGCACTGA
- a CDS encoding trypsin-like serine protease produces the protein MKPTPRRSLSSRSASLGLAGALLLACGLQVAGTRALYGGAEVTPEDAGSLALLRWRKGSWWGTCSGTLIAPDAVLTAAHCVRSATLGDLSIRNVQVGHPRARPERINVLRVEVHPQFDAQHAELGRDLAVLRLVRPATRAQPMPSPR, from the coding sequence ATGAAGCCCACCCCCCGTCGCTCGCTGTCTTCCCGCTCGGCCTCGTTGGGGCTCGCAGGCGCGCTGCTGCTGGCCTGTGGGCTGCAAGTGGCCGGCACGCGCGCGCTCTACGGGGGCGCCGAGGTCACCCCCGAAGACGCCGGGTCGCTGGCGCTGCTGCGCTGGCGCAAGGGAAGCTGGTGGGGCACCTGCAGCGGCACACTCATCGCGCCCGATGCGGTGCTGACCGCGGCCCACTGCGTGCGCTCGGCCACCCTGGGCGACCTGAGCATCCGCAACGTGCAGGTGGGGCACCCCCGCGCGCGACCCGAGCGCATCAACGTGCTGCGCGTGGAGGTGCACCCGCAGTTCGACGCCCAGCACGCGGAGCTGGGCCGTGATCTCGCGGTGCTGCGCTTGGTGCGCCCAGCCACGCGCGCGCAGCCCATGCCCTCGCCGCGCTGA
- a CDS encoding trypsin-like serine protease has protein sequence MLAGPPIRILGFGVTRSGGRGSARLQGATLESLSPFHCFSGNVQGMAQTRFCAASPSAGVCPGDSGAPAVLGVGGVPHVVGVVSMAVDNSSRCVESAAVITRVSAFREWIASVSR, from the coding sequence ATGCTAGCCGGCCCGCCCATCCGCATCCTGGGCTTCGGCGTCACGCGCAGCGGGGGCCGCGGCAGCGCGCGGCTGCAAGGCGCCACGCTCGAGTCCCTCTCGCCCTTCCACTGCTTCTCGGGCAACGTGCAGGGCATGGCGCAGACGCGCTTCTGCGCCGCGTCGCCCAGCGCGGGGGTCTGCCCAGGCGACTCGGGCGCGCCTGCGGTGTTGGGCGTGGGCGGCGTCCCGCACGTGGTGGGCGTGGTCAGCATGGCCGTGGACAACAGCTCGCGGTGTGTGGAGTCCGCCGCGGTGATCACGCGCGTGTCGGCATTCCGCGAGTGGATTGCATCCGTCTCTCGGTGA
- a CDS encoding TetR/AcrR family transcriptional regulator, which translates to MAKHLPDPRGRILDAALVLFARFGIEGTTLSDLALRARLAKTTLYHHFPDGKATIFKVAVERVLTAHWDDFEATVRQQPCPVTQLACYARRRIQTFDREIARWGLTQATWEAMKPAVNESMLPYYERELALLTELVREGMARGQLRSGRPDTIAGILQAAFRGLTIDGKLDTTARAREAELGELAEFVAGGLLVPEARELWRTAMSAPLE; encoded by the coding sequence ATGGCCAAGCACCTCCCCGACCCCCGCGGCCGCATCCTAGACGCTGCGCTCGTGCTCTTCGCGCGCTTCGGCATCGAAGGCACCACCCTGTCCGACCTGGCGCTGCGGGCGCGCCTGGCCAAGACCACGCTCTATCACCACTTCCCGGATGGCAAGGCCACCATCTTCAAGGTGGCCGTGGAGCGCGTGCTCACCGCGCACTGGGACGACTTCGAAGCCACCGTGCGGCAGCAACCCTGCCCCGTGACGCAGCTGGCCTGCTACGCGCGGCGACGCATCCAGACCTTCGACCGCGAGATCGCGCGCTGGGGGCTCACGCAGGCCACGTGGGAGGCCATGAAGCCCGCCGTGAACGAGTCCATGCTGCCCTACTACGAGCGTGAGCTCGCGCTGCTCACCGAGCTGGTGCGCGAGGGCATGGCGCGCGGGCAGCTGCGCAGCGGGCGCCCGGATACCATCGCCGGCATCCTGCAGGCGGCCTTCCGCGGGTTGACCATCGACGGCAAGCTGGACACCACCGCGCGCGCCCGTGAGGCCGAGCTGGGTGAGCTGGCCGAGTTCGTGGCCGGCGGCCTGCTGGTGCCCGAGGCGCGCGAGCTGTGGCGCACGGCCATGAGCGCGCCGCTCGAGTGA
- a CDS encoding AIR carboxylase family protein: MSDPIVGVIMGSQSYWKTMKGAAVILEGSDPVRGAHRVGAGRPSASGTTVAKRWAVGSASSSRAPAGGASPRHDGVEGRLPVIGVPVQTQALAGVDSLYSIVQMPRGYPVATMAIGAAGAANAGLMAASILALGDPALAQRLDAWRARLSLAVEEVPRDE; this comes from the coding sequence ATGTCTGACCCCATCGTGGGCGTGATCATGGGCAGCCAGTCGTACTGGAAGACCATGAAGGGCGCGGCCGTCATCCTCGAGGGCTCGGATCCCGTTCGAGGCGCGCATCGTGTCGGCGCTGGACGCCCCAGCGCCTCTGGGACTACGGTCGCCAAGCGGTGGGCCGTGGGCTCCGCGTCATCATCGCGGGCGCCGGCGGGCGGCGCATCTCCCCGGCATGATGGCGTCGAAGGGCGCCTCCCGGTCATCGGGGTGCCTGTCCAGACCCAGGCGCTCGCGGGCGTGGACAGCCTCTACTCCATCGTCCAGATGCCGCGCGGCTACCCCGTGGCCACCATGGCCATCGGGGCGGCCGGTGCCGCCAACGCGGGCCTGATGGCGGCGTCCATCCTCGCCCTCGGCGACCCTGCGCTGGCGCAGCGCCTGGACGCATGGCGAGCGCGCTTGTCGCTCGCCGTGGAGGAGGTCCCGCGCGATGAGTGA
- a CDS encoding DUF2309 family protein: protein MLNDPAVRAALVSEGIDVPESTHFLGGVHDTTTDELRLFDLTTLPSTHRPDLAQLQQELLAATQRAREERAKSLGLGDAPRESLGARLRRRSRDWSEVRPEWGLARNAALIVAPRERTRDLDLDGRAFLHEYRAEQDTGFAVLEQIMCAPMVVAHFINMQYYASTVDNLRYGSGNKVLHNVVGGTVGVFQGAGGDLRIGLPRQSLHDGDDWVHVPQRLSVFLEAPRTAIDAVIAKHALVRNLVDHEWLFVFAIEPGGGAIHQRTPRGWERSEHV, encoded by the coding sequence TTGCTCAACGACCCGGCGGTGCGGGCCGCGCTCGTGAGCGAGGGCATCGACGTCCCCGAGAGCACCCACTTCCTTGGCGGGGTGCACGACACCACCACCGACGAGCTCCGGCTCTTCGACCTCACCACGTTGCCGAGCACGCACCGCCCCGACCTGGCGCAGCTCCAGCAAGAGCTTCTGGCCGCCACGCAGCGAGCACGCGAAGAGCGCGCGAAGAGCTTGGGGCTCGGCGATGCACCGCGCGAGTCGCTCGGCGCCCGACTGCGGCGTCGGTCACGCGACTGGTCGGAGGTGCGTCCGGAGTGGGGGCTCGCGCGCAATGCGGCGCTGATCGTCGCGCCCCGCGAGCGCACGCGGGACCTCGACCTCGATGGACGTGCGTTCCTGCACGAGTACCGCGCCGAGCAAGACACGGGCTTCGCCGTCCTCGAGCAGATCATGTGCGCCCCCATGGTGGTCGCCCACTTCATCAACATGCAGTACTACGCGTCGACGGTGGACAACCTCCGCTACGGGAGCGGCAACAAGGTGCTCCACAACGTGGTCGGGGGCACCGTGGGCGTGTTCCAGGGAGCCGGAGGCGACCTGCGCATCGGACTCCCGCGCCAGTCGCTGCACGACGGGGACGACTGGGTCCACGTGCCCCAGCGCCTGAGCGTGTTCCTCGAGGCGCCGCGCACCGCGATCGACGCCGTCATCGCCAAGCACGCGCTGGTCCGCAACCTGGTCGACCACGAGTGGCTGTTCGTCTTCGCGATCGAGCCCGGTGGCGGCGCGATCCACCAGCGGACCCCACGCGGGTGGGAGAGGAGCGAGCATGTCTGA
- a CDS encoding DUF2309 family protein: MSSGQCSWAKTASSSPSSAGRLAAGILRGMSLTGGFARLVALFGHTATSDNNPLAAGLQCGACGGQGEVNARPWRRCSTTRRCGPRS; this comes from the coding sequence ATGAGCTCGGGCCAGTGCTCCTGGGCGAAGACGGCCTCGAGCTCCCCGTCGAGCGCCGGGCGGCTCGCGGCGGGGATCCTGCGAGGTATGAGCCTCACCGGTGGCTTCGCGCGGCTGGTCGCCTTGTTCGGGCACACGGCCACGAGTGACAACAACCCGCTTGCTGCGGGACTGCAGTGCGGCGCTTGCGGCGGGCAGGGTGAGGTCAACGCGCGCCCCTGGCGGCGTTGCTCAACGACCCGGCGGTGCGGGCCGCGCTCGTGA
- a CDS encoding DUF2309 family protein, with protein sequence MTSLTVDTPTPSSARAAREAPLRLAIVAAIDAACARIAPAWPLDRLIAVNPYWGFVDRPIEDAAAHLTALSGTRLTMARSGFRARFAAGEFAERHLLAALRESGPELSLEGVLDELEKPEQATARYPSMVDWLDAHRDLDRELSFDDLVTRQLSQTCAAYADDAQASWSVSRDGGLYAAFRALLVDDESPRLLVGLTGLGAAAKKLPEDPRALIGHALSAMKLAPSEYEDYLTALLLSVLGWASAFAFTRWDARLVGRDDDAIVHLLAARLRGSCCSTSGSRARSSGSGGERLAVSGPRDSLPSVIARGWTGWLSARSSCPIRSRCSRPSAAASMWPRAHTPARSWCSASTCAPRSSAAASSMGDRSSRRSASRASSVCQWPTSHCAGAPALSSRVSSPPACASWTAASTTPVQ encoded by the coding sequence ATGACCTCCCTCACCGTCGACACGCCAACGCCCTCGTCCGCGCGGGCGGCCCGAGAGGCTCCGCTCCGGCTCGCGATCGTCGCCGCCATCGACGCCGCCTGCGCACGCATCGCGCCGGCCTGGCCGCTCGATCGCCTGATCGCGGTGAACCCCTACTGGGGCTTCGTGGACCGCCCCATCGAGGACGCCGCCGCCCACCTGACCGCGCTCTCCGGGACGCGCCTGACCATGGCGCGCAGCGGGTTCCGGGCGCGCTTCGCTGCGGGTGAGTTTGCGGAGCGGCACCTGCTCGCGGCCCTGCGCGAGAGCGGCCCGGAGCTGTCGCTCGAAGGTGTCCTCGACGAGCTCGAGAAGCCGGAGCAGGCCACCGCCCGCTACCCGTCCATGGTCGACTGGCTGGACGCGCACCGTGACCTCGACCGCGAGCTCTCCTTCGATGACCTGGTCACGCGCCAGCTCAGCCAGACCTGCGCCGCGTATGCAGACGACGCTCAGGCGAGCTGGTCGGTGTCGCGCGACGGTGGGCTGTACGCCGCGTTCCGGGCGCTGCTCGTGGACGACGAGTCCCCGCGGCTCCTGGTCGGCCTGACGGGGCTCGGCGCAGCGGCGAAGAAGCTGCCGGAAGACCCGAGGGCCCTCATCGGGCACGCCCTCTCTGCCATGAAGCTCGCTCCCTCGGAGTACGAGGACTACCTCACCGCGCTGCTGCTGAGCGTGCTCGGTTGGGCGTCGGCCTTCGCCTTCACGCGCTGGGACGCACGCCTCGTGGGGCGCGACGACGACGCCATCGTGCACCTGCTGGCGGCTCGCCTCCGTGGGAGCTGCTGCTCCACCAGCGGGTCGCGGGCGAGGAGCTCCGGCTCGGGTGGCGAACGGCTCGCCGTGAGTGGACCACGCGACTCCCTTCCCAGCGTGATCGCACGCGGGTGGACTGGGTGGCTCAGCGCGCGCTCGAGCTGTCCTATCAGGAGCCGCTGCTCTCGGCCCTCGGCCGCCGCGAGCATGTGGCCGCGAGCGCATACCCCAGCGCGCAGCTGGTGTTCTGCATCGACGTGCGCTCCGAGGTCATCCGCCGCTGCGTCGAGCATGGGCGACCGCAGCTCCAGACGCTCGGCTTCGCGGGCTTCTTCGGTCTGCCAGTGGCCTACCAGCCACTGCGCGGGGGCGCCCGCGCTCAGCTCCCGGGTCTCCTCGCCCCCAGCCTGCGCATCGTGGACCGCGGCGAGCACCACGCCCGTGCAGTGA
- a CDS encoding NADH-quinone oxidoreductase subunit L, which produces MSMTVAFLLSVPLLFGIAALCLTLPTTGAFARFTLPRRWRVAQLAAHTAPLLTGIAACAHLMGSGAHVVHVSLPGAGLLAHAIGGAPATLSVRGDGLSLIMLGLVTLVALVIMRFSQRYLAGEPGQLRYLRALLLILAAVSLLVIANHLLVLAAAWSISSIALHQLLTFYPDRPQALVAAHKKFLMSRIADLALFTALLLLHHGFGTLELDVLAARAQQGMPESLSIEAAGALLAAGVMLRSAQLPFHGWLIQVMETPTPVSALLHAGIVNIGGFVLIRLSGLLPLLEVAQTLLVLGGALTATLAALVMTTRVSVKVGLAWSTCAQMGFMLVECGLGAFDLALLHLVAHSLYKAHAFLGSGRVVQASVAARMRHHEDAASPARSMAALGLALPTVFAADALLGGGLGSSHAGWAAGFIAALAITPLLARVDLQRGVRANAILVGAAVAALLLYLGLHAGFGLAFPSSAPSAPGVASLLRLALVVGLFGASFAVHTWLTAAPTGPLARRLFPMVFAGFYLDEVFTRLTFALWPPRSLESASPASAISRTTIVRSAA; this is translated from the coding sequence ATGTCCATGACCGTCGCTTTCCTCCTCTCGGTACCCCTGCTCTTCGGCATCGCGGCGCTTTGTCTCACGCTGCCGACCACGGGCGCCTTTGCGCGCTTCACCCTCCCCCGCCGCTGGCGTGTGGCCCAGCTGGCGGCACACACCGCGCCGCTGCTCACCGGCATCGCGGCATGCGCGCACCTGATGGGGTCTGGCGCCCACGTGGTGCACGTGTCGCTGCCCGGAGCAGGCCTCCTCGCCCACGCCATCGGTGGGGCTCCCGCCACGCTGAGCGTGCGAGGGGACGGCCTCTCGCTGATCATGCTCGGCCTCGTCACCCTCGTGGCGCTGGTCATCATGCGCTTCTCGCAGCGCTACCTGGCTGGTGAGCCGGGCCAGCTGCGCTACCTGCGCGCGCTCCTGCTCATCCTCGCGGCCGTCAGCCTGCTGGTCATCGCGAACCACCTGCTGGTGCTGGCGGCTGCGTGGAGCATCTCGAGCATCGCGCTCCACCAGCTGCTGACGTTCTACCCAGACCGCCCGCAGGCGCTGGTGGCCGCTCACAAGAAGTTCCTCATGAGCCGGATCGCGGACCTTGCGCTCTTCACCGCGCTGCTGCTGCTGCACCACGGCTTCGGCACGCTCGAGCTCGACGTCCTCGCCGCGCGCGCGCAGCAGGGCATGCCCGAGTCGCTGTCCATCGAGGCGGCCGGCGCGCTGCTGGCGGCTGGAGTCATGCTGCGCTCCGCCCAGCTCCCGTTCCACGGATGGCTGATCCAGGTGATGGAGACCCCCACGCCCGTGTCCGCCCTGCTCCACGCGGGCATCGTCAACATCGGCGGGTTCGTCCTCATCCGCCTGAGCGGGCTGCTCCCGCTCCTCGAGGTGGCGCAGACCCTGCTGGTGCTCGGGGGCGCCCTGACGGCAACGCTCGCCGCGCTCGTCATGACCACGCGGGTGAGCGTGAAGGTCGGTTTGGCCTGGTCCACCTGCGCCCAGATGGGCTTCATGTTGGTGGAGTGTGGGCTCGGCGCCTTCGACCTCGCGCTGCTCCACCTGGTGGCGCACTCGCTCTACAAGGCTCACGCGTTCCTCGGCTCGGGACGCGTGGTGCAGGCCTCCGTGGCCGCGCGCATGCGGCACCACGAGGACGCCGCTAGCCCCGCGCGCTCCATGGCGGCCCTCGGCCTCGCGCTGCCCACCGTGTTCGCTGCCGACGCGCTCCTGGGAGGTGGCCTCGGCTCGAGCCACGCCGGCTGGGCGGCCGGCTTCATCGCCGCGCTGGCGATCACGCCTCTGCTGGCCCGAGTGGACCTTCAGCGTGGCGTCCGCGCCAACGCCATCCTCGTCGGGGCCGCCGTGGCCGCGCTGCTGCTGTACCTCGGCTTGCATGCGGGCTTCGGGCTCGCGTTCCCGTCGAGCGCTCCCAGCGCTCCCGGCGTGGCCAGCCTGCTGCGCCTAGCGCTGGTCGTGGGTCTCTTCGGCGCGAGCTTCGCCGTGCACACGTGGCTCACCGCAGCGCCCACCGGACCGCTGGCGCGGCGCCTCTTCCCCATGGTCTTCGCCGGCTTCTACCTCGACGAGGTCTTCACGCGCCTCACCTTCGCGCTCTGGCCGCCGCGCTCGCTCGAGTCGGCCAGCCCCGCTTCCGCCATCTCCCGAACCACCATCGTCAGGAGCGCCGCATGA
- a CDS encoding zinc-binding dehydrogenase: MDRAKVQPGEVVLVWGAAGGLGVFAVQLAAAMGARPIAVVSSDDKAELCLRLGAVGVINRAEFPALHFRDDMSAAEQAAHGRAIRAFGERIWQILGERTGPDVVFEHVGKSTFPASVFLANRYGRIVICGATTGYQLTFDVRHLWMRQKQIIGSHFADADSCRRANALMRDGKVKPVLTRVFTWEEIPEAHQLMYENKLHGTVACLVGAARPGLTSYGESLVGRADR; the protein is encoded by the coding sequence GTGGACCGCGCCAAGGTGCAGCCCGGCGAGGTGGTGCTCGTGTGGGGTGCGGCAGGGGGCCTCGGGGTGTTCGCCGTGCAGCTCGCCGCCGCGATGGGGGCGCGTCCCATCGCCGTGGTGTCGAGCGACGACAAGGCCGAGCTCTGCCTGCGCCTCGGTGCGGTGGGCGTCATCAACCGCGCGGAGTTCCCCGCGCTGCACTTCCGCGACGACATGAGCGCCGCCGAGCAGGCCGCGCACGGGCGCGCGATCCGGGCCTTCGGAGAGCGCATCTGGCAGATCCTCGGAGAGCGCACGGGCCCTGACGTGGTCTTCGAGCACGTGGGCAAGAGCACCTTCCCGGCCAGCGTCTTCTTGGCCAACCGCTATGGCCGAATCGTCATCTGCGGTGCCACCACCGGCTATCAGCTCACGTTCGACGTGCGTCACCTGTGGATGCGGCAGAAGCAGATCATCGGCTCCCACTTCGCCGACGCCGACTCGTGTCGGCGCGCCAACGCGCTGATGCGAGACGGCAAGGTCAAGCCCGTCCTGACACGCGTGTTCACGTGGGAAGAGATCCCGGAGGCGCACCAGCTCATGTACGAGAACAAGCTGCACGGCACCGTGGCGTGTCTCGTCGGTGCCGCCCGCCCTGGCCTCACGAGCTACGGCGAGAGCCTCGTCGGGCGGGCCGATCGCTAG